In Setaria italica strain Yugu1 chromosome I, Setaria_italica_v2.0, whole genome shotgun sequence, the genomic window TCTGCTGTGCTTGTGTTCCTCCATCTGCGAACCTGACAACTCTCGACAGAAGGGCACGTCCGCACCACATTTATTATCAGTCAGTTATCACACATGTACAGGTTGCTTTTTGTTTACAAAGATTGAAATTCTGGATCGACACAACCAGGTACAAATTCTGGAACAAAAATTCCTTTTTTATTTACATGTACCGAAAACGAGAGAGATTTCTGTTCTTGTTGGTGCACTCCTCAAGCGGCTACAGCCTAGCCTGCCCTCTGGAAACAAATCAAACAGAAACCGAACACATTAAACTTCTTCAATGATACCAAGGAATCCATGGGGAATATATAGATGAAACAACaatacatataaaaaaaagCAGCACCTGCATCAGATTGAGGACCTGGTTCTCACCCTTGAAGCAGTCTGCTGGGCGGCTAGTAACCTCAACCTATGTTAGAGGGACCAACCAAGAAACTAATTCTGCTACATAAATTGACCCCTGTATGTTAGTTCGGACATAATATCATTTATGAAAGATCAAATGATCCTCGGCCTTCCAGGATTGCATAAAGCAGCTTCTTGCGCATGATTTCCTGTCcaaacagcagcagcaccagtCAGCAGGAACCATCAGAATgtccaatcttttttttttttggaaacataCAGAATGTCCAATCTTTTCTTAGAGAAAAGAACAGCAAGGACCAGACACCACATACTTTTGTGGAGTACGGAGGCAGCTTCAGATAATTAGCGCACGTCATCACACTAGGCAAATCATCATCCGCAGGCTCTGTCACCCCAGTTGAATTTGAAGTATTTACCACACTTGAAGGATGCTGGTGATAATCAAAAGTAACACCAAGTTACCCCCAAAGAACAGCATTGGACAGAATAACTATACACATGTTCCAATAGCAAATGTCATGATAGATCATGGAAAGTACCTTCCTAACAATTGTAAGCTTGGGACTAAGGGCCGCCAAACCACCAGGTGGAAGGCGAGGAGCACCAGTTACAAACTGGCAGAACGCATGCTGCTGCTCAGGGGTGAATTCCACCATAATCTCAAGCAGCTACAAACAGGAGCAAAGAATCAAGGAGCCGCACTTCTTCAACACAACAATTGGATGCAAGAGATGTAACACGTAAGAACGGATGCACTTACATTCACGATCGCAGGACTTTTAGCAGTATACCCATGATCAAATTTTATGTTATCCACCAGGGATTCCGGCTGCAGAAACCGAGATTTCTTCAGTGGAATACTTAACATATTATAACTTGGATAAAGAGAACAGAACATTACCTCCCAAATTTCTTGTCGGCCACATATTAGATAGTCAAGTTCTTGAGGTGAAAATATTTGGAGGGACGAGATGTCAAAAACCTAAAATATCAAAATAAACAAGAACCATTGGATTAAGCTAAATCAATATCAGAATGACTAATGAAACGATTATAAAAATCTTAAAGCAATGCCAATGAGGCTGTACCTGATTAAACCCTGATCTAAATGCCTCAATCTGTCGCTTTATCCCTGACTTAACTGTAGCATCCACTAGCAAACTAATATACTCTTCTAAGTTGTAAATGTTAACCTGCGAATGGCAATTGCACTTATTAATACATGAAAGAAATACAAAGCGTAATCACCAAAACAAGTAAAAAACAAAGATAGACTTCATCTCTTACAATTGTGCTTCCTTCACCCTCTTTAAGAACATAATCAGGATAACCCGGAAGAGTAAAATCTAAACACAAATCTTCAATAGCAGCACCACGGAAACGCAAGTCTGCAACTTCAAGCTGATTCTCGCCAGGAGTGGACTCAAGGAACTTCTTTCGTTCAACAAGAACTCGCAGTTCTTGCAATGTCTTCCCAAACTCAGAATCAAATGAGACTATGTCAAACAAATCAAGCTCCTGTCCAATGGAAATACGTTAAGGCATGAAATAGAATACAACACAGCATTAACAAATTAACCAATGCAAatcaaaatgaaaacaaatacaCGGTATCTGGGAATATAGCTTCTCTGTACATACCTGTCCAAGGATCAGCTTATAAAACGCAGTTGATAAAGGCAAATCTAAAAGTCTGCCATCTTGCAAGACTTTTGCCATCACTTGACCGATTAAGCGGAAATACTCCAAAACTTTGAAGAATCTGGTACCTTCTGAAGAATCCGCTTTAGGTGGCCAAGGCCGAGGAAACAATCCGAGAGGAGCTTGTATCAAATGCCTGCCATCACCAGGTAAGTCTGAGTTGAGTTCTTTTCCTGATAAGCCATCTTCAGGGTCTAAATTAATTGCATCGCTCCTATCAATTTGCAATCCTGAATCATATGGAGAAGTAGATCTCCATAACCCCAGCTGAGAACTTTGTAGTTCATGGCTTAAAAGAGTATAAAACTCCAAAGTAGGCCCCAGCCCGGTCCCAACTTCACCAAAGTATTCCACCTCAAGAACAGCCCTCTGACTGGAGAACATCTCCATAACTTTAGCAGCAGAATCCAGAATACGGTTACGGGAAACACGAACTTTCTGGCGTTGTAACCTGCCAAACCGGACCTCTCTTTCACCACCAGAGCTGTGATTGTCACTCTGCTGTTGCTGGAGTCGATTCAATGCTCGTGACAACCCAAAGGCTGTGGAGTAGAAGTACTGCCTCCTTGTCTCAAAAGGAAACAGAAATGGGCAGGCCTTGGTCATTTGATAGCACCAAGAAGGTAAACTGCCACTACAGAGTGCAAGAACATCCTGCATTTGCCGAGCAAGCTTTGGCGTCAACTTACTATTGACAAACTCCTCGGAAGGTACCTTGGCTCCAGTTCTATATAGCTCATCAAGGGTCCTGATTTTTCCCTCAGCAAAATCATCAGATGCTCCTTGTGCTCTTAAACGAGAGGATAACTGATTAAGCCCATCCAGTACACGTAACAGTGCTAAAATGTTGTATGTTGAGTTTGTTCTCTCAAGATCACAAGGGAGTTCTCCTTGTAAGATGCTATCAAGAAGAGAAACACCCTGCATTTCCGAGATAGACCTGCAAGAATCTGATTTTGAGTTTAATGAGGTGGAACCCCCCTGGGATCCCTTCTCAGCTTGGTTATCAGCCTTCTGGTACGTTATTGTGAACACATCACCCCAGAAGCGGTTTCCATCATTGGATAAATCAGATCCATTGAACctttcttcatcatcctcatcaagCATCAATTGACGTTGGATAGCTTGATACACTGTCAAATGTTTGCTGAGCTGCTTCCCACCAGCAGTGAATACGAGTTTATTGTGATCACTCATGCTACCTCCAAGTGACAGACCACGCCGATCTCGGCTACCTCTAACACTGCGACCACCGACAGAAGCCAGCCCAGCCATCGTTGCAGCAACAAATGACATTGCACCTCGTGAACCAAATGTGCTTGCACTTCGAAATTCAGAAGAATCTGGTCCCCTGCTAGATGTGTTTCTAGCAATGGAGCCAGATGACGGCTGCGCCTGGCTAAAACTGGCTGACCCAATGTTCTCATCAGCATCACCCAATTTCACGTCATGCACACCATCTTGAGAACAGATAGGAAGAGACCCTTCTTGGAGAACCTAAGAATTTGAAGAGGTTTAATTAGTCAGAAATAAAACAAATGATCTTCATTCTGGACCCACAAAAGGCTCATTTATCCTAATCACAAACAAATATGACTAACCAACAACCAGTGATTGCAACAAAGTAAAATTAAAGGGGCATTTTCCATTTACAAACAGTTACCTCAtgatcatcatcgtcatcctctGAAATGTCATCATCATCGATCATTAAAGCATCATCAATCTCAACGAGAGATGTGTCAAGCTCTTCATCCTGCATATACCATCGTAGAATGTATTACTTATCAGTTACCATACTTCCACTCCCAACTAAAAAATGAGAACACAAGAACATGATTTCTGGAATATTATCTTAAGATTTTTTAAAATGTCAtacagtcagtttgaccattcaaaatccatgcatgcatcttgtAAGGGTAGTCTAAATTTAAGACCTAACTCCGCGTCCGAAATTCTCATGTATATTTGGTGCCCGAGCCATGAGCTATAGGTTACACTAATGATCCCAGAGAAGTAGAAGAATCATTGAGTAAATCTGCTAGACAGCTAGAATTGGGAACAAAGATTGTCTAACTGCAAATCAAACAAACCAGGCATGTAAAAGAATAATACCTCAGAGCTACTGTGACCATGCGCTCGCTTCATTTCTGAATCCTTCTCTGAAGCAGATTTTTGGCGGGCAGCGTTCCTGGTATTAGGTCCCTTTGATTCATCTGAGTTCGGTTTTACTATAGCTTTGCCTTTTCCTTTGGCAGTACTAGTGCTTTCATCATGAGCATCCTTTTTAGATGTACCACTACTTGCAGCAGATGATTTTGATCTTGTTGTTGGACGCCGACCAGAATGAGCTGTTGCAGCTGTTAATGATGCACCAGCTGTGGTGCCAGGAACCCCTGATTCAGAATTATTTCCAGATGGAACTATAGGCTTCGAAGCAACCTCACTGCGCTGAACTCTGGGCCAAAGGAAGTCTTCAACAGCTGCTAGACTGGCAAATGGGTCAATAAGCACAATATTTGATGAATAATCCCGAAGTGATTTTTCACCTTGAGCTCGTGACAGACGCAACTTGAAGGGCTGAGCCAGAGCACTAAGACCTGAGGTCAGACGGGAGCCTCCAATACCAATCCTGCTAGACTGGCTAAGCACAACGGGGAAACGTTCCAACGAAGACAATGCACTTTGTAGTTTTTGAACCAACAGTGCCATGGGAGTTCCATCCCTTTCATGATCAATAGAAAGGGCAACAGATATGAAGGACTTGTATCGCCTAAGGGCCTGCTGACGAAGCTGTGGTAGGTTTCCTTCAGATACCTTTTCCTTCCCAAACGTCCCACAGGACAAATAGTCAAGCAATGATGTGACAACTCCACTTCTAATGAACTCAAATGTGGAGACACCATTAACTTTGCTAAGCTCACCGAGCATTTCAGATATCACTTCGTCTAATTGTTCTTCCACATCAAATGAGATGTCAAAACAATCGGCACTTACAGCTTTTGATTTCCCTTTGGCTTTTGTTTTGGCATTCTCAATTGCAGTATTGAACTTTGTGCAGAGTGCTCTCAGTTTAAGAAGGTCATCAGTAACTCCAATATCACTTGAATCAGTGTCCGTCGGGAAGTATTTATCTTTGAAAGACTTTGCATGATCGCTAACTGCAAATCGCAGGCTGGTGTTTGGAACTTCGGAAGTGCTTGTTGTTGAGCAGGTAACCCCAAGATTGGAACTGTTTGATTCATCTAATGAACTGTTTTCTGCTGGCACAGCACCCCCACGCCTGCGTTGACGCCTAGAACGTGACGGCATGGGAGAATCATTATCTTTATCCTGCGGTGGTACCTGAGAAGGCAGTGCATTGGAGGATTCTGCACATATAAGTGACTCCACAGCATGAACAACACCTTCCCTCACAAACAGCTTAGAAAATGTCTCTGGAAGCTTTTCCATCATTATTTCTGCTATCTGAAGAGCAGGAATCAACACTTGGGGATCTTTCCATGCAAGAATGCCTGCGAGGAAGCTGCAGATGAAAATGACATACCTTAGAAGGATCAGCAAATAAGTACGTCCATTGAGAGAGTGCAacaagttttagcatccaatGTTCCGAAACTATTACTTAGGCAAAGGAATTAGGCTTTGAAAGAACTTGTATGAAACCTGGATATGTTTGTTGTGCCAAGGAGAGATTGGATTGTTTCAGCGGAGCTGTAGTACATTAACTTCCCAATAATCGATAAGCACTTGTGACGTATCGGTGCATTTACACTAGAACCATACACCTGAATGAACACACAGGCTATTAAGTACCCAAGAGAAAACACTAACAGCAATTGAAGTTGCTCATCAGGAGAAGAATTTCGGCACTAACCTGTGTCATCGTCGGTAACAAATCCATACCAAACTGCTGTAGAAGTTCAGGGTGCTCACGCAATAGCCTCTCACGGCCAGACCTCTCGTTTTCTGTTGAACTTGAACCAGCCCCATCTTGTTTGATGGAAGCAGATTTCTTTGTTGAAGAGCTTTTATAAGCATGGTAGTACGTTGGCAAATTGATGATTCTCGCAGGCATATGTGGAAGCAAATCATCAGCAAGGCTCACTATCTCAAACATCTGCAGAATTAGAAGTAAACCAATGAAAATCATTTGGGCAAAGAAGCATACAAGTTTGTGAAACCCACGGGTCAAACAGTGCGGGTTTCAATAATTAATGTTTCAGCAGTTAAATGGGAAAACAGCAAGCAGCAACTGCAGACAACACTGCATGTTCATACCCATCAAATGCCAGACTATTTTGTATATGTACAACATATGATTTCAGCTGCTAAGAGAGCAGCAAGAAGCAGCTGCAAATGACATTATACATTCATGATCAGCGTGTTACAAACAAGATTTGTGTTACCATGTGCCTTAAATCAACACCTCCTGCCTCATTAAAACATCTCAAAAGACTAACTCAGGGATGACAACCATATTAATCAGGAACGCATGGTTTTGATACTTGGTTCTGGACAAGGAACAAATCTTAGTTGCTCAAAACAACACAATAAAAAGGATGCAAGCCTTTCAACAGACACTCATCTTTTGAATGATCGTTTGTATAGTTTACGAAAGCATCTCAAAAGATTCACTCAGGGATGAGAACCATATTAATCAAGAAAGCATGGCTTTGATACTTGGTTCTGGACAAGGAAGAAATCTTAGTTGCTCAAAACAGCACAATAAAAAGGATGCAAGTCTTTCAACAGACAGTTCTCTTTTGAATGATCGTTTGCATAGTTTATGAAGACATGCACAGACTTGCTCGCTACATTCGACAACTATGTTCAATGCTCAAGAAGGTTAACCAAGTAATTGCTCGGTGATGCATTCATatgaacatttgatgtgacctTTAAAGTCCTCAAAAGTTGTCCAGGTGGATGTGATAGATGTAATTTTAGGAAACATGAAATGCCTAAGACTAATAAATTTTCAGTGATAAATCAGAATCTGACTGGATAtggttgtgccgtgcgctacatAGACAGAAAAGATGGCTAAATTGGTCAAAAGGCTAGCACTAGTGGCACAGTCATAACTCATAAGTCAGCGATACAAATATTCACCTGATCAGCGGGCCTTGTTAGAGCAGGGGCCACTGACGTTCCAGAAATCAAACCAGAGCCAGAAAGGATGTCTTTAAGAGTGCCGCTGATCCCAAGAAGAAGTAGTGTTTTAACTGCCAGCAGTGATCCACTTGCACATATTGAGAGAAGACGGATTAAGCCCTGAAAAAAAGTACAACCTAATCTTAGCACAAGTGTGAGAGAGGGAGCATGGCAAACCCTAAGAAAGGAtgtcagaaaaaaaatggtgcATACTGTGTATGTGGATGTACTCAGTGATGCCTGGCCTGAGGAGTTGCCAACAGATATCAAGCTAGCAGCTTGAGCAACCAATCCGTGATTGCAGAGCTCATCAAGCTTCTCCGGGTAATGGGCGAAAGCTTCAGCAATGCGTGTCAAACAAACAGAAGCATGCTCCAGTACCTGGAATGCCATAATAAAGAGTTGGAATTGCTTGCTATACCTGAACAGGATGGATAGGTAAAATCATAAGTCAGAGGTCGTAATCTGAAAATCACCTTGGAATCATGGTGGTTCAGGAGATTCGTGAGCAGAGGGACAGCTTCCATGACAAACTCGGAAGCATCGGACGGCAGCTTCCTGCAGATATTTGCAGCGGTAGACAATGCTACTCTCTACAGCACAAACATGCCCACCATGGGAACAGGTGTAAGTGGAAGCAAACAGTGCACAACACATAAAGGGCGGTCGGAATATGAGAGGGCTCGAGAGAAATGGAATGTCCGAGTACCTGAACACCAGTGGAGAAGAAGTCGAGATACGATAGGACAGCCATTAGCGCCCCAGCACGCAGACACGCGGTTGGGTGCTCCAGAGAGATCTTCTTAAGAGCTTGTAGAGACTAAGAAGGTGGGTGGATTAAGTGTTAGCAGCATATACTCGATGATTGATCGTTAGTTAGTGGTTAGCAGCATGTACTGGTTAGGAAAAAAAATGGGAGACAAGAAAGGTACCTGCTCGGCGAGGTCCATGTACTCGATGGTTAGCAGGCGAGCACAGAAACACTGTATGGCCCCGTAGTGCACGAccgcggagcaggaggaggggagCACGTCGACGAGGTTGGCAAGGGCCCGCGCGGCGAGCAGCATGACGTCAGggctggcgccggcggtggcaggcTCGTCCTCGCGGCCGAGCATGCCGACGAGGATGGGGACGAAGGCGTCGACTGGGAAGGCGGCGAGGGAGTCCTCGGTGCCGATGGAGAGCATCTCGCAGAGCTGCATGAGGGACTGGAGCTGGCGCGACTCGTCGCCGTNNNNNNNNNNNNNNNNNNNNNNNNNNNNNNNNNNNNNNNNNNNNNNNNNNNNNNNNNNNNNNNNNNNNNNNNNNNNNNNNNNNNNNNNNNNNNNNNNNNNNNNNNNNNNNNNNNNNNNNNNNNNNNNcggcggcggctgctgctgctgcggctgcgcgcttgcggctgctgctgcgtgtTTCCATACAAGGCAAGGCGCGCGAGGAGATGGGGGCGGCGGCTGGCCGTCCGTCCGTGACtaggcggcggccagcggcggcggcagcggggtcGAATCGATCTGCGGGTGCGATGGTTCGATTCGACCCAACTGGATGCGGGATTCCTTAAATTGGagcctcctcttctcttctcttctcttctcaagAGGAGGAAATTGGGGATCGGAGGGGAATGGAAGGGATTCCTTGAGGATTTCAGGATTTGGCTGGTTCCCCAACCCTACCCTTCCTTCCTTGGTGTGGAGACTGGGTGATAGACGGAGGCAACCAGGCGAATCGAGTCGACTGCTGCTGGATTCGATGCCGGTTGCCGTTGCCTTGCCGATTTGGGGAGAAGAgggggcgagagagagagaggagagagagagagagaggaggaagaagacgcccGCGACCTCGAGTGACACACAGCCAGCCACCCAGACAACGTGTCACCGCCGCGCGGTCGGGACGCTTCATGGGCCGACCTACTAGGCCGTCTCTAAGCCCACCTAGCTTGGTTTGCTTCCAACCCCCAACCCAACGAAATCATTTGCTCGACGGGCTCGCCATGGCAATACTGCACGAATCAATACTgctcctcaaaaaaaaaaatactgcacGAATCAATGATGATAGAAATCAACACGCAAAGCAAAGCAGGTAGATTGATCGATAGATACAATGAGAACCGAACTGCCATGTCCATTACTCCATTCACGTcatgctactactactactagtagtagtaAACTAAACAGATTCATGGCGTTTCTTCAACTGTCAACGCAACGAGCTGCTGCGACAAATGAAGCATCCCGGATTATGCTCTACGGACTGGACGGGTTTTCAGAAGTCGAATCAGCTCATCTGATCTCCCGGATGCCACGCTGGATGATGATTTGCCTCTTCCTTCCTGCAACAACCAACAGCCCGCAAGTCAGCTACCGTATCACTGCATTCCAACAAAACTACTGGTAGCGTCTCCATCATACACACCCTTTTCGTATCCACATCAAGGTCCGCGGCACCAGTGAATTCCTTGAGCATCATACCAGCAGCTGGCTGCAGCCTCCTGCTCAACAAAACCAGAGCCCAATCAGTTGTTGCAAAATCACTGTCAATATACCTCCACTTCTACAGTCTACGCGCACAGCAACATAATCCTGCACTCACCTCTTAGTTTTCTTTGCATCACCAGGCCTAGATGcagaaccttctttcttttatcAGCAGCTCCCTCTGCCTGACTGACATCGNNNNNNNNNNNNNNNNNNNNNNNNNNNNNNNNNNNNNNNNNNNNNNNNNNNNNNNNNNNNNNNNNNNNNNNNNNNNNNNNNNNNNNNNNNNNNNNNNNNNNNNNNNNNNNNNNNNNNNNNNNNNNNNNNNNNNNNNNCGCATTTGAAATCAGACATGGTATGGTATGTAACATTTGAGTAGCAACCTAAACAAGACACAAGCGCAACCAGTTTTGTCATGTTTCCTTAGAACAACACCCAGGACACAGCTGATGTGGCTAAAGAAACAAAACTGGGCACCAAATGGCACTCCTCACCACTCTCAAACAGCTTCCATGCTGCCA contains:
- the LOC101758275 gene encoding E3 ubiquitin-protein ligase UPL3; this translates as MGCVSSALLEEGGEDDRRRIISHHHIVSLTSSTYGILTYNSSSSSSPTSAAAAPPPPPPPPPPPQTKPDEVINSWELMAGLHDPSTPARPPLPPSPSSSSCKPDRRRRIRFPLRPIDGNAPSGKPPSASVLLYTTSLRGVRATFEACNAVRAALQAHGDESRQLQSLMQLCEMLSIGTEDSLAAFPVDAFVPILVGMLGREDEPATAGASPDVMLLAARALANLVDVLPSSCSAVVHYGAIQCFCARLLTIEYMDLAEQSLQALKKISLEHPTACLRAGALMAVLSYLDFFSTGVQRVALSTAANICRKLPSDASEFVMEAVPLLTNLLNHHDSKVLEHASVCLTRIAEAFAHYPEKLDELCNHGLVAQAASLISVGNSSGQASLSTSTYTGLIRLLSICASGSLLAVKTLLLLGISGTLKDILSGSGLISGTSVAPALTRPADQMFEIVSLADDLLPHMPARIINLPTYYHAYKSSSTKKSASIKQDGAGSSSTENERSGRERLLREHPELLQQFGMDLLPTMTQVYGSSVNAPIRHKCLSIIGKLMYYSSAETIQSLLGTTNISSFLAGILAWKDPQVLIPALQIAEIMMEKLPETFSKLFVREGVVHAVESLICAESSNALPSQVPPQDKDNDSPMPSRSRRQRRRGGAVPAENSSLDESNSSNLGVTCSTTSTSEVPNTSLRFAVSDHAKSFKDKYFPTDTDSSDIGVTDDLLKLRALCTKFNTAIENAKTKAKGKSKAVSADCFDISFDVEEQLDEVISEMLGELSKVNGVSTFEFIRSGVVTSLLDYLSCGTFGKEKVSEGNLPQLRQQALRRYKSFISVALSIDHERDGTPMALLVQKLQSALSSLERFPVVLSQSSRIGIGGSRLTSGLSALAQPFKLRLSRAQGEKSLRDYSSNIVLIDPFASLAAVEDFLWPRVQRSEVASKPIVPSGNNSESGVPGTTAGASLTAATAHSGRRPTTRSKSSAASSGTSKKDAHDESTSTAKGKGKAIVKPNSDESKGPNTRNAARQKSASEKDSEMKRAHGHSSSEDEELDTSLVEIDDALMIDDDDISEDDDDDHEVLQEGSLPICSQDGVHDVKLGDADENIGSASFSQAQPSSGSIARNTSSRGPDSSEFRSASTFGSRGAMSFVAATMAGLASVGGRSVRGSRDRRGLSLGGSMSDHNKLVFTAGGKQLSKHLTVYQAIQRQLMLDEDDEERFNGSDLSNDGNRFWGDVFTITYQKADNQAEKGSQGGSTSLNSKSDSCRSISEMQGVSLLDSILQGELPCDLERTNSTYNILALLRVLDGLNQLSSRLRAQGASDDFAEGKIRTLDELYRTGAKVPSEEFVNSKLTPKLARQMQDVLALCSGSLPSWCYQMTKACPFLFPFETRRQYFYSTAFGLSRALNRLQQQQSDNHSSGGEREVRFGRLQRQKVRVSRNRILDSAAKVMEMFSSQRAVLEVEYFGEVGTGLGPTLEFYTLLSHELQSSQLGLWRSTSPYDSGLQIDRSDAINLDPEDGLSGKELNSDLPGDGRHLIQAPLGLFPRPWPPKADSSEGTRFFKVLEYFRLIGQVMAKVLQDGRLLDLPLSTAFYKLILGQELDLFDIVSFDSEFGKTLQELRVLVERKKFLESTPGENQLEVADLRFRGAAIEDLCLDFTLPGYPDYVLKEGEGSTIVNIYNLEEYISLLVDATVKSGIKRQIEAFRSGFNQVFDISSLQIFSPQELDYLICGRQEIWEPESLVDNIKFDHGYTAKSPAIVNLLEIMVEFTPEQQHAFCQFVTGAPRLPPGGLAALSPKLTIVRKHPSSVVNTSNSTGVTEPADDDLPSVMTCANYLKLPPYSTKEIMRKKLLYAILEGRGSFDLS